The Streptomyces sp. NBC_00236 DNA window GACCCCGCGCGAGGGCTGGTCGGTCGCGTCCGACTCGGGCGCGACGGTCGCCCTGGACCTGGAGATCACCCCGGAGCTGCGGCGTGCGGGCCTGGCCCGTGACGCGATCCGCCTGATCCAGGAGGCGCGCAAGAACAGCGGCCTGGACGTGGCGGACCGCATCGCCGTCCGCTGGGTGTCCACCTCGCCCGCGACGGCCGAGGCCCTGACCGAGCACGCGTCGCTCATCGCGGACGAGGTCCTGGCCCTGGACTACGCCGAGGGCGAGGCGGACCCGTCGTACGGCGAGTCCTTCGAGGACGAGGGCCTGGCCCTGACGTTCCGCCTCCGCAAGACGGAGCGCTAGCCTCAACGGCACGAGGGCCCGCCCGGACCGATACGGTCCGGGCGGGCCTTCGCCGTTTTCCGCTCCGAGCCCCTCCGAACGGTGCCGGCCCGCACAGCCCTCCGCCCTTCACCTTCCGAGCCCCTCCGAACCACACCGGCCCGGACAAGCCCGCACCGCTCGCCTTCCCAGCCCCTCCGAACCACACCGGCCCGGAGCCCGCACCGCCCGCCTTCCCAGCCCCTCCGGCGATTGAGGAGCGGGGTCCGGGGCGGAGCCCCGGTTACGGGAAGGGGCGGGTAGGGGAACACGCCCCGCGCAGCGGCCCCAAGCCCCCCCCGCCCTGGCCCCATACCCGCACCCCGCGCCCCGCCCGCCCCGCACTCCGCCCACGGCAAAGGGCCGGGCCCCGGGGAATCCCCGGGGCCCGGCCCTCAGCCTGCCGACGGCTACGCGCTCAGCGAGCGCGACCCGCTCAGTTGTCGTCCTCGTCGATCAGGAACCCGCGCATCGGCGAAGGCGCCTGCTGCATCGGCTGCGGCGCCTGCGGCCGCACCGGCGCCATCGGCTGGGTCATCGCCGGCGACATCTGCTGCTGGCCGCCGTACGAGGGGCCACCGCCCATGGACGGGTTGCCGCCCATCTGCTGGTTGCCGTGACCGCCGTGGTTGCCGCCCATGGTGTGACCCATGGCGCCGGCACCGGCCGGAGCCAGCGAGGGCGACGGCGGCAGCGAAGCGGCAGCCGGCGTCCGCGGCGGAGCCAGCGAGTCGTCGGCCTGGGTCTCCAGCTGACGCAGCTGGCTCTCCAGGTAGGACTTCAGACGGGTCCGGTACTCGCGCTCGAAGCCACGCAGGTCCTCGACCTTGCGCTCCAGCGTCGCGCGGGCCGACTCCAGCGAGCCCATCGCCACGCGGTGCTTCTCCTGCGCGTCCCGCTCCAGCGCGTCCGCCTTGGCACGCGCGTCGCGCTCCAGACCCTCGGCACGGCTGCGCGCCTCGCCGACGATCTTGTTGGCCTCGGAACGGGCCTCCGCGATCGCCTGGTCGGCGGTCTGCTGCGCCAGGGAGAGGACACGGGCGGCGCTGTCGCCACCGGGGCCCTGCTGCTGCATCTGCGGCGGCTGCTGCTGCTGCATCTGCTGCATCTGCTGCTGCGGGTTGTGACCGCCCATGGGGCCACCCATCGGTCCGCCCATGGGACCGCCCTGCATCGGGCCGGGGCCGTGCGGGCCCTGCGGACCGGGACCGTGCGGACCCTGGGGGCCGTGGCCACTGGGACCGGCCGGCAGCTGAGGAGCACCACCGGGCAGCTGGGGCGGACCCATCTGCGGGGGCTGCTGCTGGACCGGCGGACCAGATATGGCGGCGGGCACAGGTGCACCGGGACGGTCCTGCGGCTCCGGCTTGCGCATACCCTGCTGCTGCTGGTTCTGCGCGGCGGCACGCGTGGCGGCGGCCAGCTTGGCGCGCAGGTCCTCGTTCTCACGGAGCAGGCGGGTCAGCTCGGACTCGACCTCGTCGAGGAAGGCATCAACCTCGTCCTCGTCATAGCCTTCTCGGAGGCGGACCGTCGTGAACTGCTTGTTCCGCACGTCCTCGGGGGTCAGCGGCATCTCTTCTTCACCTCTACGTAGTCGTCGGCAGTCGGCAGGACCGTATCGCTCACAGCCTGGTCACGATGCTGATCAGGATGGAAACGATGATCATCAGAACGAAGAAGGACAGGTCGAGTGCCACGCCCCCGAGACGCAGCGGCGGGATGAACCGCCGCAGGAGCTTCAGCGGTGGATCGGTGACCGTGTAGGTGGCCTCAAGGACGACCACCATCGGCTTGCCCGGCTGCCATGAACGTGCGAACTGGAAGACGTAGTCCATGACCAGCCGGAAGATCAGCACGATGAGGAAACACATCAACGCGATGTAGACAACACTCTGTGCGACGCCCATCCTCGCGCTTCCCTCTCCCCTGGCTCTCGTAGCTCCGGCCTCGCGGCCGGGTTGTTCCCGGTGTCGTGTTCTCAGCTCTGGTTGAAGAATCCGCCCTCTGCGATGCGGGCCTTGTCCTCCGCCGTGACATCGACGTTAGCAGGCGACAACAGGAACACCTTCTGCGTCACTCGTTCAATGCTGCCATGGAGGCCGAAGACGAGTCCCGCGGCAAAGTCGACAAGTCGCTTCGCGTCCGTATCGTCCATCTCCGTGAGATTCATGATCACCGGAGTGCCCTCACGGAAGTGTTCCCCGATGGTACGGGCCTCGTTGTACGTCCTGGGGTGCAGCGTGGTGATGCGGTACGGCTCCCGCTCGGACACGACCTTGGGCATGATCACCGGTGCGTTCTTCTCCATGTTCGGGCGTTCAGGTGTGATGGATGCCACGGGGGCGATTCGGGCGGGTCGCTCTCTCTCCGCCGGAATCTGAACCGGCTCCCGCTGTGCCGGAGGCTGCACCACTCGTACCGGTTCGTCCCGTTCCCGCTCCACCTGATGCGCGGGCTGGTGCCGGCGCCGGTCGCGCTCGGGCTCCGGCTCGGGTTCGAATTCGTCGTCGGGGTCGAACCCCGGACCGTCGTACCCATCGTCCTCCACGAGGCCGAGGTAGACCGCCATCTTGCGCATCGCGCCGGCCATGCTCTGAGTCCTCCGCTCTGTGGTGGATCGGCATCTGTCACCAAGTGCCCGCGATCCACTGTGGCCTGTCCGCCAGAGGCGGTAATGACCATATTTTCTGCTGTGGTCCGACTTGCTTGGCGACGTTACCCGAGCCCGGGTCGGACTCCGAGTACCGCAGTACCGACGCGCACATGTGTCGCTCCGGCCGCAACCGCGTCCTCGAGGTCCGCACTCATCCCTGCAGAGACCATGTTCGCAGCCGGATGGTTCCCGCGCAGCCGGGATGAGAATTCCACCAGTCGGTCGAACGCCGCGCGTTGCCTGCCGGCGAACGGTCCGGCGAGCGGGGCGACGGTCATCAGACCGTCCAGCCGCAGTCCGGGTGCGGCCGCGACGGCGTCGGCCAACTCGTCGATCCCGTCGGGCGCGACACCGCCGCGCTCCCCCCGCTCACCGCTCTCCGCGTCGAGCGCGACCTGGATGAGGCACCCGAGTTCGCGCCCGCCGCGGACTGCCGCGGCGGAGAGGGCCGTCACCAGCTTCGTACGGTCCACCGACTGCACGACATCGGCATAACTCGCCACGGATCGGACCTTGTTCGTCTGCAATTGACCGACAAAGTGCCATGTGAGGGACAGATCCGTACATTCGGTGGCCTTGGGGGCCGCGTCCTGGTCACGATTCTCCGCGACATGGCGCACACCGAGTTCACTCAGGATCCGCACATCGCCGGCGGGGTAGGTCTTCGTGACCACGATGAGGGTCACCTCTTCCCGTTTGCGACCGGCGGCCGCGCAGGCGGAAGCAATACGTTCCTCCACCTGCGCGAGATTTGCTGCGAGTTGTTGCTTACGGTCCGTCATGCCCTATCCGTCCAGCCAGACATATCCGGCGAGCCGCCCGGTGGTGCGGTCGCGTCGGTACGAGAAGTGATCGCCCGATTCGAGGGTGCAGAAAGCCGAAGCCTGCCGGTCGGTGACGCCGAGGTCCGCCAGTTGTGCGTGGACTCCGGCGGTGACGTCCACCGCCGGGGTGCCCCAACTGGTCTCGGACCACGCGGCGGGGGCGACCGCCGCGACCTCGTCCCGCATTCCGGCCGGCACCTCGTAGCACCGGCCGCAGACGGCCGGCCCGGTGCGGGCGGTGATCCGGGAGGGTTCCGCGCCGAGTGCGACCATGGCCGCGACCGCGGCGGGTACGACTCCGGCGACCAGACCGGGACGGCCCGCATGTGCTGCTGCGACGATTCCGGCGACCGGGTCGGCGAGCAGTACGGGGGTGCAGTCGGCGGTCAGGACGGCGAGCGGGAGTCCGCGTCGCGCGGTCACCACCGCGTCGACGGCGGGAATCTCGCGCGTGTCGCCCCAGGGTCCGTCGACGACGGCGACGTCCCGGCCGTGCACCTGGTTCATCCAGACGACCTGCGCCGGATCGAGTCCCCGCGCCCGGGCGGCCCGCTCCCGGTTCGCCAGGACGGCGGCGGTGTCGTCACCGACCGCGCCGCCGAGATTGAGCTCCGCGTACGGAGCGGCGCTCACCCCGCCCCACCTGTCGGTGAAGGAGAAGTGAGCGCCGCCGTCCGAAGAAACAGAATCCTTGTGACTCACTGAGTGGTGCGGACCTATCACTTCAAGAAGTCCGGAACGTCCAGCTCTTCGGCCTGGGAGTCCTGGTAGGGACGGGCCGGCGGGACGTGCGGCGGAGCGACCGGCGGAAGGTGGCTCTCGTGCACCACCGGAACCGGCTCGGCCTGGACCGGAGGCTCCTCGCGCGTGGGCACGGAACCCAGTCCGCTGTTCTGGCGCACGGGCTCGGCGGCCCGGACCGGCGGGGCCGGCTCCTCGCGCTTGGTGGAGTTCGCACCCAGGACGTTCTCCCGGCGGGCCGGGGGCTGTCCGCCGTCGAATCCCGCCGCGATCACGGTGACCCGCACCTCGTCACCCAGCGCGTCGTCGATGACCGCGCCGAAGATGATGTTCGCCTCGGGGTGTGCCGCCTCGCTCACCAGCTGGGCGGCCTCGTTGATCTCGAAGAGACCGAGGTCGCTGCCGCCGGAGATGGAGAGCAGGACACCGCGGGCGCCGTCGATGGACGCCTCCAGGAGCGGCGAGGAGATCGCCATCTCCGCGGCGGCCACCGCGCGGTCGTCGCCGCGGGCCGAGCCGATACCCATGAGCGCCGATCCGGCCTCGGACATGACCGACTTGACGTCGGCGAAGTCGAGGTTGATCAGACCCGGGGTGGTGATGAGGTCGGTGATGCCCTGGACGCCCGAGAGCAGTACCTGGTCGGCCGACTTGAACGCGTCGAGCACGCTGACCTGGCGGTCCGAGATGGACAGCAACCGGTCGTTGGGAATGACGATGAGGGTGTCGACCTCTTCGCGGAGTTCGGCGATGCCGTCCTCCGCCTGGTTCGCGCGACGCCGGCCCTCGAAGGTGAACGGCCGGGTGACCACACCGATCGTCAGGGCGCCGAGCGAGCGCGCGATATTGGCGACGACGGGTGCGCCACCGGTGCCGGTGCCGCCGCCTTCTCCTGCGGTGACGAAGACCATGTCGGCCCCCTTGAGGACCTCCTCGATCTCTTCACGGTGGTCCTCTGCCGCCTTACGACCGACGGCCGGGTTCGCCCCGGCGCCGAGGCCGCGGGTGAGTTCACGGCCGACGTCGAGCTTGACGTCGGCGTCGC harbors:
- a CDS encoding YggS family pyridoxal phosphate-dependent enzyme; amino-acid sequence: MTDRKQQLAANLAQVEERIASACAAAGRKREEVTLIVVTKTYPAGDVRILSELGVRHVAENRDQDAAPKATECTDLSLTWHFVGQLQTNKVRSVASYADVVQSVDRTKLVTALSAAAVRGGRELGCLIQVALDAESGERGERGGVAPDGIDELADAVAAAPGLRLDGLMTVAPLAGPFAGRQRAAFDRLVEFSSRLRGNHPAANMVSAGMSADLEDAVAAGATHVRVGTAVLGVRPGLG
- the ftsZ gene encoding cell division protein FtsZ, translating into MAAPQNYLAVIKVIGVGGGGVNAINRMIEVGLKGVEFIAINTDAQALLMSDADVKLDVGRELTRGLGAGANPAVGRKAAEDHREEIEEVLKGADMVFVTAGEGGGTGTGGAPVVANIARSLGALTIGVVTRPFTFEGRRRANQAEDGIAELREEVDTLIVIPNDRLLSISDRQVSVLDAFKSADQVLLSGVQGITDLITTPGLINLDFADVKSVMSEAGSALMGIGSARGDDRAVAAAEMAISSPLLEASIDGARGVLLSISGGSDLGLFEINEAAQLVSEAAHPEANIIFGAVIDDALGDEVRVTVIAAGFDGGQPPARRENVLGANSTKREEPAPPVRAAEPVRQNSGLGSVPTREEPPVQAEPVPVVHESHLPPVAPPHVPPARPYQDSQAEELDVPDFLK
- the pgeF gene encoding peptidoglycan editing factor PgeF, which gives rise to MIGPHHSVSHKDSVSSDGGAHFSFTDRWGGVSAAPYAELNLGGAVGDDTAAVLANRERAARARGLDPAQVVWMNQVHGRDVAVVDGPWGDTREIPAVDAVVTARRGLPLAVLTADCTPVLLADPVAGIVAAAHAGRPGLVAGVVPAAVAAMVALGAEPSRITARTGPAVCGRCYEVPAGMRDEVAAVAPAAWSETSWGTPAVDVTAGVHAQLADLGVTDRQASAFCTLESGDHFSYRRDRTTGRLAGYVWLDG
- a CDS encoding cell division protein SepF; its protein translation is MAGAMRKMAVYLGLVEDDGYDGPGFDPDDEFEPEPEPERDRRRHQPAHQVERERDEPVRVVQPPAQREPVQIPAERERPARIAPVASITPERPNMEKNAPVIMPKVVSEREPYRITTLHPRTYNEARTIGEHFREGTPVIMNLTEMDDTDAKRLVDFAAGLVFGLHGSIERVTQKVFLLSPANVDVTAEDKARIAEGGFFNQS
- a CDS encoding YggT family protein, translating into MGVAQSVVYIALMCFLIVLIFRLVMDYVFQFARSWQPGKPMVVVLEATYTVTDPPLKLLRRFIPPLRLGGVALDLSFFVLMIIVSILISIVTRL
- a CDS encoding DivIVA domain-containing protein produces the protein MPLTPEDVRNKQFTTVRLREGYDEDEVDAFLDEVESELTRLLRENEDLRAKLAAATRAAAQNQQQQGMRKPEPQDRPGAPVPAAISGPPVQQQPPQMGPPQLPGGAPQLPAGPSGHGPQGPHGPGPQGPHGPGPMQGGPMGGPMGGPMGGHNPQQQMQQMQQQQPPQMQQQGPGGDSAARVLSLAQQTADQAIAEARSEANKIVGEARSRAEGLERDARAKADALERDAQEKHRVAMGSLESARATLERKVEDLRGFEREYRTRLKSYLESQLRQLETQADDSLAPPRTPAAASLPPSPSLAPAGAGAMGHTMGGNHGGHGNQQMGGNPSMGGGPSYGGQQQMSPAMTQPMAPVRPQAPQPMQQAPSPMRGFLIDEDDN